A part of Jiangella alba genomic DNA contains:
- a CDS encoding sodium-dependent transporter — MQHQREQWGSRAGFLLAAIGSAVGLGNIWRFPYVAYDNGGGAFLLPYLVALLTAGIPLLVLEYAIGHRYHGSPPLAFRRIHRRASVLGWWQVGICVVIAAYYAVIIAWAARYIGFSVSQDWGDDPEAFLLGEFLEVGEPGAITSYVSGVFWPLVAVWAFVLVVLALGVRRGIERANRVFIPLLVVLFLVLVVRALFLDGAALGLDALFSPDWDAITDGSVWVAAYGQIFFSLSVGFGIMITYASHLHRRSDLTGSALVAGFANSSFEILAGIGVFATLGFMAASSGVAVDEVAQSGIGLAFIAFPQIISTLTSGAGLFGVLFFASLVIAGVTSLISIVQVVVSATQDRTGMRRLPAVLTVGGGIALISILIFPTAQGLHYLDVADHFINQYGIVLAAFVVVVVVAWGLRLLPSLRAHANLTSTVRLGGWWQVALGVVTPVMLGWMLWDSLRQEFDQNYAGYSDGFLLAVGWGVAIGAAVLGVLLSLFPWRGRDTFVPAELETVGGRERA; from the coding sequence GTGCAGCACCAACGGGAGCAGTGGGGCAGCCGGGCCGGCTTCCTGCTGGCGGCCATCGGCTCGGCGGTGGGCCTGGGCAACATCTGGCGGTTCCCCTACGTCGCCTACGACAACGGCGGCGGCGCGTTCCTGCTGCCGTACCTGGTGGCGTTGCTGACCGCGGGCATCCCGCTGCTGGTGCTCGAGTACGCCATCGGCCACCGCTACCACGGCTCGCCGCCGCTGGCGTTCCGGCGCATCCACCGGCGGGCGAGCGTGCTCGGCTGGTGGCAGGTCGGCATCTGCGTGGTCATCGCCGCCTACTACGCCGTCATCATCGCCTGGGCGGCCCGCTACATCGGGTTCTCCGTCAGCCAGGACTGGGGCGACGACCCCGAGGCGTTCCTGCTGGGCGAGTTCCTCGAGGTCGGCGAACCCGGCGCCATCACGTCGTACGTGTCCGGCGTGTTCTGGCCGCTGGTCGCGGTCTGGGCGTTCGTGCTGGTCGTGCTGGCGCTGGGGGTGCGGCGCGGCATCGAGCGGGCCAACCGGGTGTTCATCCCGCTGCTGGTCGTGCTGTTCCTCGTGCTGGTGGTGCGGGCGCTCTTCCTCGACGGCGCCGCGCTGGGCCTCGACGCGCTGTTCTCGCCCGACTGGGACGCCATCACCGACGGCAGCGTGTGGGTGGCCGCGTACGGGCAGATCTTCTTCTCGCTGTCGGTCGGGTTCGGCATCATGATCACCTACGCCTCGCACCTGCACCGCCGGTCCGACCTCACCGGGTCGGCGCTGGTGGCGGGGTTCGCGAACAGCTCGTTCGAGATCCTGGCCGGCATCGGCGTCTTCGCCACGCTGGGCTTCATGGCCGCCTCCTCCGGGGTCGCCGTCGACGAGGTGGCGCAGTCGGGCATCGGCCTCGCGTTCATCGCCTTCCCGCAGATCATCTCGACCCTCACCAGCGGCGCCGGGCTGTTCGGCGTGCTGTTCTTCGCCTCGCTGGTCATCGCCGGCGTCACGTCGCTCATCAGCATCGTGCAGGTGGTGGTGTCGGCCACCCAGGACCGCACCGGCATGCGCCGCCTCCCCGCGGTCCTGACGGTCGGCGGCGGCATCGCGCTGATCTCGATCCTGATCTTCCCGACCGCGCAGGGCCTGCACTACCTCGACGTCGCCGACCACTTCATCAACCAGTACGGCATCGTCCTGGCCGCCTTCGTCGTCGTGGTCGTCGTGGCGTGGGGGCTGCGGCTGCTGCCGTCGCTGCGCGCGCACGCGAACCTCACGTCCACGGTCCGGCTCGGCGGGTGGTGGCAGGTGGCGCTCGGCGTCGTCACCCCGGTCATGCTCGGCTGGATGCTCTGGGACAGCCTGCGCCAGGAGTTCGACCAGAACTACGCAGGCTACTCCGACGGCTTCCTGCTGGCCGTGGGCTGGGGCGTCGCCATCGGCGCCGCCGTACTGGGCGTGCTGCTGTCGCTGTTCCCCTGGCGCGGCCGCGACACCTTCGTCCCGGCCGAACTCGAGACCGTCGGCGGAAGGGAGCGGGCATGA
- a CDS encoding alpha/beta fold hydrolase → MSTLAPIAHRAVAIDGLEIFYREAGPPDAPVVLLPHGYPSSSFQYRGFMAALGDRWRLVAPDYPAFGYSAQPPREEFDYTFTGYADVLDAFLAKLAIDRFALYLFDYGSQVGLQLAMRRPERVAALVIQNGDAYEHTLGPKYELLRRYWATPTPRLRARLEDAVTESGLREEVLGEVPPHVVERISPDLWRQAWVRMCEPENRAIMVDLFAQIQDSVALFPDYQAYLREHRPPTLIVWGPHDGYMPAEAAHAYLADLPDAELHVLPDAGHWLIETHLGELVRLTRDFLARVHVEGAQRAARSQWEASTAQ, encoded by the coding sequence ATGTCGACCCTGGCACCGATCGCCCATCGCGCCGTCGCGATCGACGGTCTCGAGATCTTCTACCGAGAGGCCGGACCGCCCGACGCGCCGGTCGTGCTGCTGCCGCACGGATATCCGTCGTCGTCGTTCCAGTACCGCGGGTTCATGGCCGCGCTGGGCGACCGGTGGCGGCTGGTCGCGCCGGACTACCCCGCGTTCGGGTACAGCGCGCAGCCGCCGCGAGAGGAGTTCGACTACACCTTCACCGGCTACGCCGACGTCCTCGACGCCTTCCTGGCGAAGTTGGCCATCGACCGGTTCGCGCTGTACCTGTTCGACTACGGCTCGCAGGTCGGGCTGCAGCTGGCGATGCGGCGGCCCGAGCGCGTCGCCGCCCTCGTGATCCAGAACGGCGACGCCTACGAGCACACGCTCGGCCCGAAGTACGAGCTGTTGCGCCGCTACTGGGCGACGCCGACGCCGCGGCTGCGTGCACGCCTGGAGGACGCGGTCACCGAGTCCGGGCTGCGCGAGGAGGTGCTCGGCGAGGTGCCGCCGCACGTCGTCGAGCGCATCTCACCGGACCTGTGGCGGCAGGCGTGGGTGCGCATGTGCGAGCCCGAGAACCGGGCGATCATGGTCGACCTGTTCGCCCAGATCCAGGACAGCGTCGCGCTGTTCCCCGACTACCAGGCGTACCTGCGCGAGCACCGGCCGCCGACGCTGATCGTGTGGGGCCCGCACGACGGCTACATGCCGGCCGAAGCCGCGCACGCCTATCTCGCCGACCTCCCCGACGCCGAGCTGCACGTGCTGCCCGACGCGGGCCATTGGCTGATCGAGACGCACCTGGGCGAACTCGTGCGGCTGACCCGCGACTTCCTGGCGCGGGTGCACGTCGAGGGTGCTCAGCGGGCGGCGCGCAGCCAGTGGGAGGCCTCGACCGCCCAGTAG
- the hemB gene encoding porphobilinogen synthase: MGYPQIRPRRLRTTPAMRRLVAETSLEPRHLVLPMFVREGATEPRPISSMPGVVQHTMESLRKASLEAAEAGVGGLMLFAIPERKDAVGSGGVDPKGPLNAAIREVVAEVGDATVVMADLCIDEFTDHGHCGVLAPDGSVDNDATLEVYGRMAVAQAEAGVHVVGPSGMMDGQVGATRAALDAAGHTDVAILAYAAKYASAFFGPFREAVESSLTGDRMTYQQDPANGLEALRETALDIEEGADMVMVKPAMSYLDVLVRVRDLVDVPVAAYQISGEYAMIQAAAERGWIDRDRAVMEALTSIRRAGADIVLSYWAVEASHWLRAAR; encoded by the coding sequence ATGGGCTACCCGCAGATCCGGCCGCGTCGGCTGCGCACCACGCCGGCCATGCGCCGGCTCGTCGCCGAGACGTCGCTCGAGCCGCGCCACCTGGTGCTGCCGATGTTCGTCCGCGAGGGCGCCACCGAGCCGCGGCCGATCTCGTCCATGCCCGGCGTCGTGCAGCACACCATGGAGTCGCTGCGCAAGGCGTCGCTGGAGGCGGCCGAGGCCGGGGTCGGCGGGCTGATGCTGTTCGCGATCCCGGAGCGCAAGGACGCGGTCGGCTCCGGCGGCGTGGACCCGAAGGGCCCGCTCAACGCGGCGATCCGCGAGGTCGTCGCCGAGGTGGGCGACGCGACCGTCGTCATGGCCGACCTCTGCATCGACGAGTTCACCGACCACGGCCACTGCGGGGTGCTGGCCCCCGACGGCTCCGTCGACAACGACGCGACGCTCGAGGTGTACGGCCGCATGGCCGTCGCCCAGGCCGAGGCCGGCGTGCACGTCGTCGGGCCGAGCGGCATGATGGACGGCCAGGTCGGCGCCACCCGCGCGGCGCTCGACGCGGCCGGGCACACCGACGTCGCGATCCTGGCCTACGCCGCCAAGTACGCGTCGGCGTTCTTCGGCCCGTTCCGCGAGGCCGTCGAGTCGTCGCTGACCGGTGACCGCATGACGTACCAGCAGGACCCCGCGAACGGGCTGGAGGCGCTGCGCGAGACCGCCCTCGACATCGAAGAGGGCGCCGACATGGTCATGGTCAAGCCGGCCATGTCCTACCTCGACGTGCTCGTCCGCGTCCGCGACCTCGTCGACGTCCCCGTCGCGGCCTACCAGATCTCCGGCGAGTACGCGATGATCCAGGCCGCCGCCGAGCGCGGCTGGATCGACCGCGACCGCGCCGTCATGGAGGCGCTGACGTCCATCCGCCGGGCCGGCGCCGACATCGTGCTCTCCTACTGGGCGGTCGAGGCCTCCCACTGGCTGCGCGCCGCCCGCTGA
- a CDS encoding bifunctional uroporphyrinogen-III C-methyltransferase/uroporphyrinogen-III synthase yields MRRRRRNRVVTTPRGAQKRAAEGGVAFVGAGPGDPGLLTLRAVEVLGGADVVVIDEPAHRSMLAYAPGIVEIVDVSVDDEGVTLTASARGRRVVQAAKGGRRVVRLLGGDPFTHATGADEALACAKAGIPFEVVAGVATATSVAAHAGIPLVTGRRRSVEIFDVGGKIDLRSCTADTVLLTGVTEQLGLLADGLVDAGRVPSTPVAVVTSGSTVEQQTVVSTLGAIVADVRAAKVEGPFVVIVGDTVEHRDSLSWFETKALFGWRVLVPRTKEQAGVLSTALRRSGAVPEEVPTISVEPPRNPQQIDKAVRGMVEGRYEWIAFTSVNALRAVKEKLTAYGLDARALSGLKVAAVGEKTAEALRSWGIEPDLVPSAEQSAVGLLNDWPPYDEVLDPINRVFLPRADIATETLAAGLTEMGWEVDDVTAYRTVRAAPPPAETRDAIKTGKFDAVAFTSSSTVRNLVGIAGKPHASTVVACIGPATAKTAEEHGLRVDVLAPEPSIEALADALAQFGLTRRLAMVEAGEPVLKPSQRRRASARRKSAQ; encoded by the coding sequence GTGCGGCGTCGAAGGAGGAATAGAGTCGTGACCACTCCGCGAGGCGCGCAGAAGCGCGCCGCAGAAGGTGGCGTCGCATTCGTCGGCGCCGGTCCCGGCGATCCGGGGCTGCTCACCCTACGGGCGGTCGAGGTGCTCGGTGGGGCCGACGTCGTCGTCATCGACGAACCGGCGCACCGTTCGATGCTCGCTTACGCTCCCGGCATCGTCGAGATCGTCGACGTCAGCGTCGACGACGAAGGCGTCACCCTGACGGCGTCCGCCCGCGGGCGCCGTGTCGTCCAGGCCGCCAAGGGAGGCCGGCGGGTCGTCCGCCTCCTCGGCGGTGACCCATTCACCCATGCCACCGGTGCCGACGAAGCGCTCGCCTGCGCCAAGGCCGGCATCCCGTTCGAGGTGGTCGCCGGCGTCGCCACGGCCACGTCCGTCGCGGCCCACGCCGGCATCCCGCTGGTCACCGGCCGTCGTCGCAGCGTCGAGATCTTCGACGTCGGCGGCAAGATCGACCTGCGGTCCTGTACCGCCGACACCGTCCTGCTGACCGGCGTCACCGAGCAGCTCGGCCTGCTCGCCGACGGGCTCGTCGACGCCGGCCGGGTGCCGTCCACGCCGGTCGCCGTCGTGACGTCCGGCAGCACCGTCGAGCAGCAGACCGTCGTGTCGACGCTCGGCGCCATCGTGGCCGACGTCCGCGCGGCCAAGGTCGAGGGCCCGTTCGTCGTCATCGTCGGCGACACCGTCGAGCACCGCGACTCCCTGTCGTGGTTCGAGACGAAGGCGCTGTTCGGCTGGCGCGTCCTGGTGCCGCGCACCAAGGAGCAGGCCGGGGTGCTGTCGACGGCGCTGCGCCGCTCCGGCGCGGTCCCCGAGGAGGTCCCGACGATCTCCGTCGAGCCGCCGCGCAATCCGCAGCAGATCGACAAGGCCGTCCGTGGCATGGTCGAGGGCCGCTACGAGTGGATCGCGTTCACCTCGGTCAACGCGCTGCGCGCGGTCAAGGAGAAGCTGACGGCGTACGGCCTCGACGCCCGCGCGCTGTCCGGCCTCAAGGTCGCCGCCGTGGGCGAGAAGACCGCCGAGGCGCTGCGGTCGTGGGGCATCGAGCCCGACCTCGTCCCGTCCGCCGAGCAGTCCGCGGTCGGCCTGCTGAACGACTGGCCGCCGTACGACGAGGTGCTCGACCCGATCAACCGGGTGTTCCTGCCGCGCGCCGACATCGCCACGGAGACGCTGGCGGCCGGCCTGACGGAGATGGGCTGGGAGGTCGACGACGTCACCGCGTACCGCACGGTGCGCGCGGCGCCGCCGCCGGCCGAGACCCGCGACGCGATCAAGACCGGCAAGTTCGACGCGGTCGCGTTCACGTCGTCGTCGACGGTGCGCAACCTCGTCGGCATCGCCGGCAAGCCGCACGCGTCCACCGTCGTGGCCTGCATCGGCCCGGCGACGGCGAAGACCGCCGAGGAACACGGCCTGCGGGTCGACGTCCTGGCGCCCGAGCCGTCCATCGAGGCGCTGGCCGACGCGCTCGCGCAGTTCGGCCTGACCCGCCGGCTGGCGATGGTCGAGGCCGGCGAGCCGGTGCTGAAGCCGTCGCAGCGGCGCCGGGCCTCCGCCCGTCGCAAGAGCGCCCAGTAG
- the hemC gene encoding hydroxymethylbilane synthase yields the protein MTTTPLRLGTRRSALAMAQARYVAGRLSALGHEVELVEITTKGDVSAAPLDRIGGTGVFVAALREALLDGRVDLAVHSLKDLPTAPADGLVLAAVPEREDPRDVLCARDGLKLSDLPVGARVGTGSPRREAQLRALGLGIEIVGLRGNVDTRLGKVTDGVLDAVVLARAGLSRLGRLDSVTEVLDPMQVLPAPGQGALGIECRTADTTLVEALGALDDSAARAAVTAERTLLAVLEAGCTAPVGAYAEAAEGDSGLELYIRAVVAARDGSVSIRKSATGSLGGAEQIGRDLAHELLADGAGAVVDAAGAASKEE from the coding sequence ATGACGACAACACCGCTGCGGCTGGGAACCCGCCGCAGCGCCCTCGCGATGGCGCAGGCCCGGTACGTCGCCGGTCGCCTGAGCGCGCTCGGGCACGAGGTCGAGCTGGTCGAGATCACCACGAAGGGTGACGTCTCGGCGGCGCCGCTCGACCGCATCGGCGGCACCGGCGTGTTCGTCGCCGCGCTGCGCGAGGCCCTGCTCGACGGCCGCGTCGACCTCGCCGTCCACTCGCTCAAGGACCTCCCGACGGCGCCGGCCGACGGCCTCGTGCTGGCGGCGGTCCCGGAGCGCGAGGACCCCCGCGACGTCCTGTGCGCCCGCGACGGCCTCAAGCTGTCAGACCTCCCGGTCGGCGCGCGCGTCGGCACCGGCTCGCCGCGGCGCGAGGCGCAGCTGCGCGCGCTCGGGCTGGGCATCGAGATCGTCGGGCTGCGCGGCAACGTCGACACCCGCCTGGGCAAGGTCACCGACGGCGTGCTCGACGCCGTCGTGCTGGCCCGGGCCGGGCTGTCGCGGCTGGGCCGGCTCGACTCCGTCACCGAGGTGCTCGACCCGATGCAGGTACTGCCGGCGCCGGGTCAGGGCGCGCTCGGCATCGAGTGCCGCACCGCCGACACCACCCTGGTCGAGGCGCTGGGCGCGCTCGACGACTCCGCCGCCAGAGCGGCGGTCACCGCAGAACGGACCCTCCTCGCCGTGCTCGAGGCCGGTTGTACGGCGCCCGTGGGCGCCTACGCCGAGGCGGCAGAGGGAGATAGTGGCCTCGAGCTGTACATCCGGGCCGTCGTGGCAGCACGCGACGGCTCTGTGAGTATCCGCAAGTCAGCCACCGGATCCCTCGGGGGGGCGGAGCAGATCGGGCGCGACCTCGCGCACGAGCTTCTCGCCGACGGGGCCGGGGCAGTCGTCGACGCCGCTGGTGCGGCGTCGAAGGAGGAATAG
- a CDS encoding glutamyl-tRNA reductase: MSVLAIGVSHRSAPVEVLESVALDRPAVGKLLDEVPSSHQIAEAVVVATCNRLELYLDTATFHGGVEEASALLSQHTGAPIELLTPYLYVHYGDRAVSHLFHVVSGLDSMVVGETQILGQVRDAFRLAQTSGATGRVLTELFQTALRVGKRAHAETGIDAAGRSLVTLGLARVLPAVAAEGWSSGRVGGASWRELLTGTSALVVGAGSMAALAAATLQREGVDVVVANRTQENGVRMAEAVGGRAVPMTALPQVLREVDLVISCTGAAGVVLPFEAVEAAVAGRGGRPLGIVDLALPRDVDAGVAELPGVVLADLARLSEAADDDVADAITMAGDVSAVRSIVTDEVAAFATAQRAAQVAPTVVALRSMADDVVDAELTRMSGRLPDLDERTRAEIARTVRRVVEKLLHQPTVRVKELAAQPDGASYEAALRELFALDRRSIDAVAKPDGTVST; encoded by the coding sequence ATGAGCGTGCTGGCCATCGGTGTCTCGCACCGAAGCGCGCCGGTCGAGGTGCTGGAGTCCGTCGCGCTCGACCGCCCCGCGGTCGGGAAGCTGCTCGACGAGGTGCCGTCGTCGCACCAGATCGCCGAGGCGGTCGTCGTGGCCACCTGCAACCGGCTCGAGCTGTACCTCGACACCGCCACGTTCCACGGCGGCGTCGAGGAGGCAAGCGCGCTGCTGTCGCAGCACACCGGCGCGCCCATCGAGCTGCTCACCCCGTACCTCTACGTGCACTACGGCGACCGCGCGGTGTCGCACCTGTTCCACGTGGTCAGCGGCCTCGACTCCATGGTGGTCGGCGAGACGCAGATCCTCGGCCAGGTGCGCGACGCGTTCCGGCTCGCGCAGACCTCCGGCGCCACCGGCCGGGTGCTGACGGAGCTGTTCCAGACGGCGCTGCGGGTCGGCAAGCGGGCACACGCCGAGACCGGCATCGACGCCGCCGGCCGCTCGCTGGTGACGCTCGGGCTGGCCCGGGTGCTGCCGGCGGTCGCCGCCGAGGGCTGGTCGTCCGGCCGGGTCGGCGGTGCGTCCTGGCGCGAGCTGCTGACCGGCACGTCCGCGCTCGTCGTCGGCGCCGGGTCCATGGCGGCGCTGGCCGCGGCCACGCTGCAGCGCGAGGGCGTCGACGTCGTCGTCGCCAACCGCACGCAGGAGAACGGCGTCCGGATGGCCGAGGCGGTCGGCGGCCGGGCCGTGCCGATGACGGCGCTGCCGCAGGTGCTGCGCGAGGTCGACCTCGTCATCTCGTGCACCGGCGCGGCCGGCGTCGTGCTGCCGTTCGAGGCCGTCGAGGCGGCGGTCGCGGGCCGCGGCGGGCGCCCGCTGGGCATCGTCGACCTCGCCCTGCCGCGCGACGTCGACGCCGGCGTGGCCGAGCTGCCCGGCGTCGTGCTGGCCGATCTCGCCCGGCTCAGCGAGGCCGCCGACGACGACGTCGCCGACGCCATCACCATGGCCGGCGACGTCTCCGCCGTCCGCTCGATCGTCACCGACGAGGTGGCCGCGTTCGCCACCGCCCAGCGCGCCGCCCAGGTGGCGCCCACCGTCGTCGCGCTGCGCAGCATGGCCGACGACGTCGTCGACGCCGAACTCACCCGCATGTCCGGCCGGCTGCCCGACCTCGACGAGCGCACCCGCGCCGAGATCGCCCGCACCGTCCGCCGGGTGGTCGAGAAGCTGCTGCACCAGCCGACGGTGCGGGTCAAGGAGTTGGCCGCGCAGCCCGACGGCGCGTCCTACGAGGCCGCTCTGCGCGAGCTGTTCGCGCTGGACCGCCGGTCCATCGACGCCGTCGCCAAGCCTGACGGGACGGTGTCCACATGA
- a CDS encoding redox-sensing transcriptional repressor Rex: MTRNSRPSSTPTAAAASQRGVPEATVARLPLYLRALTTLAERGVATVSSEELAASAGVNSAKLRKDLSYLGSYGTRGVGYEVDFLRHQITREIGLTQDWAVVIVGIGNLGHALANYGGFASRGFRIAALVDADPTRLGEEVAGLNVRHADELEQIVDDLGIAIGVVATPARAAQLVCDRLVAAGVTSILNFAPAIVQVPEGVDLRKVDLSTELQILAYHEQRKNGAALALTAEQAAELAEAVNG, translated from the coding sequence GTGACCCGAAACAGCCGTCCGTCGTCCACACCGACAGCAGCCGCTGCATCGCAGCGCGGTGTGCCGGAAGCGACGGTCGCGCGGTTGCCCCTCTACCTGCGGGCGCTCACCACACTGGCCGAGCGGGGCGTGGCGACGGTGTCGTCGGAAGAGCTGGCCGCGTCGGCCGGGGTCAACTCCGCCAAGCTGCGCAAGGACCTCTCCTACCTGGGCTCCTACGGCACCCGCGGCGTCGGCTATGAGGTCGACTTCCTGCGCCACCAGATCACCCGCGAGATCGGCCTCACCCAGGACTGGGCCGTCGTCATCGTCGGCATCGGCAACCTCGGCCACGCGCTGGCCAACTACGGCGGGTTCGCGTCCCGCGGCTTCCGCATCGCCGCGCTGGTCGACGCCGACCCCACCCGGCTCGGCGAGGAGGTGGCCGGCCTCAACGTCCGGCACGCCGACGAGCTGGAGCAGATCGTCGACGACCTCGGCATCGCCATCGGCGTCGTCGCCACCCCGGCCCGGGCCGCGCAGCTGGTCTGCGACCGCCTCGTCGCGGCCGGCGTCACCAGCATCCTGAACTTCGCGCCGGCCATCGTGCAGGTGCCCGAAGGCGTCGACCTCCGCAAGGTCGACCTCTCCACCGAACTGCAGATCCTCGCCTACCACGAACAGCGCAAGAACGGCGCCGCGCTGGCCCTGACCGCCGAGCAGGCGGCCGAGCTGGCCGAGGCGGTGAACGGATGA
- a CDS encoding glutaredoxin family protein — protein sequence MGESPRVLLLGRPGCHLCDDARAVVAAVCAELGVRWAERSIDGDPELQRRYGEQIPVTFVDGAQHDFWRVGSDRLRRALTGGL from the coding sequence ATGGGGGAATCGCCGCGGGTGCTGCTGCTCGGCCGGCCGGGCTGCCATCTGTGCGACGACGCCCGCGCCGTGGTCGCGGCGGTCTGCGCCGAGCTGGGGGTGCGGTGGGCCGAACGCAGCATCGACGGCGACCCGGAGCTGCAGCGGCGCTACGGCGAGCAGATCCCCGTCACGTTCGTCGACGGTGCTCAGCACGACTTCTGGCGGGTCGGCTCCGACCGGCTCCGACGCGCTCTCACCGGCGGGTTATAG
- a CDS encoding HAD family hydrolase — translation MRLRRERTGAASERVRADVAASAAEAIAGIELPSDARAAAFFDLDNTVLRGASIFYLARGMHQRGLLRTSDILRFGRQQLQFALGAEDPDHIVEARAAALSFIAGRSVEELSRVGEEIFEERMADKIWPGTQAIAQLHIDQGQRVWLVTAAPVEVATIIARRLGLTGALGTVAEHVGGTYTGRLVGDLLHGADKAAAVRSLAEREDLDLQRCSAYSDSANDIPMLSLVGFPCAVNPDRKLRRHARKHGWRIRDYRARRRNTTLGIAAGTGAVAGAAVGIVAARKRR, via the coding sequence ATGCGCTTGCGCAGGGAACGGACCGGGGCCGCATCGGAACGGGTGCGGGCCGACGTCGCCGCCAGCGCCGCCGAGGCGATCGCCGGCATCGAGCTGCCGTCCGACGCTCGCGCCGCCGCCTTCTTCGACCTCGACAACACCGTCCTGCGCGGCGCCTCGATCTTCTACCTGGCCCGCGGCATGCACCAGCGGGGGCTGCTGCGCACCAGCGACATCCTCCGGTTCGGACGGCAGCAGCTGCAGTTCGCGCTCGGCGCCGAGGACCCGGACCACATCGTCGAGGCGCGGGCGGCGGCGCTGTCGTTCATCGCCGGCCGGTCGGTCGAGGAGCTGTCCCGCGTCGGCGAGGAGATCTTCGAGGAGCGAATGGCCGACAAGATCTGGCCCGGCACCCAGGCGATCGCGCAGCTGCACATCGACCAGGGCCAGCGGGTGTGGCTGGTGACGGCGGCGCCGGTCGAGGTGGCCACGATCATCGCCCGGCGGCTCGGCCTCACCGGCGCGCTGGGCACCGTCGCCGAGCACGTCGGCGGCACGTACACCGGACGGCTGGTCGGCGACCTGCTGCACGGCGCCGACAAGGCGGCCGCCGTCCGGTCGCTGGCCGAGCGCGAGGACCTGGACCTGCAGCGATGCTCCGCCTACAGCGACTCCGCGAACGACATCCCCATGCTCTCGCTGGTCGGCTTCCCGTGCGCGGTGAACCCGGACCGCAAGCTGCGCCGGCACGCCCGCAAGCACGGCTGGCGCATCCGCGACTACCGCGCCCGGCGCCGCAACACCACCCTGGGCATCGCGGCCGGCACCGGCGCCGTCGCGGGCGCCGCCGTCGGCATCGTCGCCGCCCGCAAACGCCGCTAG
- a CDS encoding lysophospholipid acyltransferase family protein, translating to MRDRLGIDGERLDQVVAFAGRRLTGEFEVDPFGFDPELTETVLLPALRPLYKHWFRVEVRGIENIPETGAALVAANHSGTLPVDSLMTQLAVHDTHPKARHLRALGATLVFQLPVVADLARKSGTTLACTEDVEALLGNGELVGVWPEGFKGVGKPFSQRYKLQRFGRGGFVSAALRTKAPIIPCSIVGAEEIYPMIGNAESLARLLGLPYFPLTPTFPWLGALGLVPLPSKWIIEFGEPIRTDDYPPGAADDPMVVFELTDQVRDTIQATLTELLELRGPAFG from the coding sequence CTGCGCGACCGCCTGGGCATCGACGGCGAGCGGTTGGACCAGGTGGTCGCGTTCGCCGGGCGCCGGCTGACCGGTGAGTTCGAGGTCGACCCGTTCGGCTTCGACCCCGAGCTGACCGAGACCGTGCTGCTGCCCGCGCTGCGGCCGCTGTACAAGCACTGGTTCCGGGTCGAGGTGCGCGGCATCGAGAACATCCCGGAGACCGGCGCGGCGCTGGTCGCGGCCAACCACTCGGGCACGCTGCCGGTCGACTCCCTGATGACCCAGCTGGCCGTGCACGACACCCACCCGAAGGCCCGGCACCTGCGCGCGCTCGGCGCCACGCTGGTGTTCCAGCTGCCGGTCGTGGCCGATCTCGCCCGCAAGAGCGGCACCACCCTCGCCTGCACCGAGGACGTCGAGGCGCTGCTGGGCAACGGCGAGCTGGTCGGCGTCTGGCCCGAGGGCTTCAAGGGCGTCGGCAAGCCGTTCTCGCAGCGCTACAAGCTGCAGCGGTTCGGCCGCGGCGGGTTCGTGTCCGCGGCGCTGCGCACCAAGGCGCCGATCATCCCGTGCTCGATCGTCGGGGCCGAGGAGATCTACCCGATGATCGGCAACGCCGAGTCGCTGGCCCGGCTGCTCGGGCTGCCGTACTTCCCGCTGACGCCGACGTTCCCCTGGCTCGGCGCGCTCGGGCTGGTGCCGCTGCCGTCGAAGTGGATCATCGAGTTCGGCGAGCCCATCCGCACCGACGACTACCCGCCCGGCGCCGCCGACGACCCCATGGTGGTGTTCGAGCTGACCGACCAGGTGCGCGACACCATCCAGGCGACGCTCACCGAGCTACTGGAGCTGCGCGGGCCTGCGTTCGGCTGA